The Pseudoliparis swirei isolate HS2019 ecotype Mariana Trench chromosome 1, NWPU_hadal_v1, whole genome shotgun sequence genome has a window encoding:
- the si:ch211-199g17.9 gene encoding synaptonemal complex central element protein 1, producing the protein NGLCLRQVIASALCLAAGKRALEEEIKEIKSSSDVLQKELITLQVEVYKLEGQQKEKEELCRKLQFQCEESEHDAVRHLKQNKNSEQLLEQHKCEIQELKLKHRKQRMKFENQLHQLIEQHKNLHSVFSPEMLPGEIESAENTKSQLLSAEQMKLAQLHRLYEELDEMEKQRPPAAPETQE; encoded by the exons AATGGTTTGTGTTTGAGGCAAGTAATAGCAAGCGCACTGTGTTTGGCTGCAGGTAAAAGAGCCCTGGAGGAAGAAATTAAGGAGATCAAATCATCCAGTGACGTTTTGCAGAAAGAGCTGATAACTT tACAAGTTGAAGTTTACAAACTGGAAGGAcagcagaaagaaaaagaag AGTTGTGCAGGAAGCTGCAGTTCCAGTGTGAGGAGTCTGAGCACGACGCTGTGAG GCATTTGAAGCAGAACAAGAATAGCGAGCAACTGCTGGAACAGCACAAGTGTGAAATTCAGGAGTTAAAGCTGAAACACCGGAAGCAGCG GATGAAGTTTGAAAACCAACTGCATCAACTGATAGAGCAGCATAAGAATCTGCACTCTGTCTTT TCTCCAGAAATGCTCCCAGGTGAAATAGAGAGTGCAGAGAATACAAAAAGTCAGCTGTTATCAGCCG AACAAATGAAGCTGGCTCAGCTGCACCGTCTCTACGAGGAGCTCGACGAGATGGAGAAGCAGAGGCCGCCGGCAGCTCCCGAGACTCAGGAGTGA